gagtaaaatatttcaaaatgagTGAGGCATGTCTTGACTATGATGCAGGAAAGAGGAATTGATATGCTTTTTGTTTTGGGTGGAAATGGAACACATGCTGGGGCTAATGCAATACACAATGAGGTAGTATTCTCTAACCTGACATTTTCATAATTAGTTGCTTCTGCCGTGCAGTGTGCGGATTTATGAATAAATGAATGCTATTATTGTgctgatattttttttttcataatttatttcaaattgtaaaatttgattatattatgcTAAATAATATAACGATAAACTTAAACTGAGTTTACCACTGAAGTTATAGTATACTCTAATGACATACCACTATGCTTTGTCCACATCTTAAGTTCACCTCACAAGCGTGTGGTATATTGGAATCTATCACCCTTCAAGGACATGAATCCAATAGGCATTGTTTAGTTATTACTGAAACAATTCCAATCATacttgaatttaataagaatcACTCTCAATCTTTCTTCGGCCTTCAGTCCACTTTTATAAAGTTTGGTTTTGCAATCAGCAAGAGTTTGATGTCTTCTATCATTATTACTCGGTCTTTGGTTATCATTACAATCTCTGCTTGTGCTtcttattagaaaaagaaagaaaaaaaccatttcTGACTGTTGAATATTCTATGTTTTTTTGTATAGTGTCGAAAAAGACGGTTAAAGGTGGCTGTGGTTGGTGTTCCAAAAACTATAGACAATGACATCTTATTGATGGATAaaacttttggttttgataCTGCTGTTGAAGAAGCACAAAGAGCAATAAACTCTGCCTACATTGAGGTAACGTTCATTGATTTCAGTTGTTGTATCATTACTGGTGAATTCATGTGCATGTTGATCTTCCTTGAAATCTCTCTCCTTAGCAGTATAGTGTTACTTTTCTTCCTCGTTCTGGAAGTTGTCATATGACGACCAATTATATGATGTTAATAACTAAGTAAATAATTCGGTGTAGGCACATAGTGCTTATCATGGAGTTGGCATTGTAAAATTGATGGGTCGCAGCAGTGGATTTATAGCAATGCATGCAGCACTTGCTAGTGGGCAGATTGATGTGTGCTTGATTCCCGAGGTATTCAtcgaaatataaatttgacatctagtttctattttcttgATGCCATACTGATATCACCATATGGTTCTTAGGTGCCTTTCCAATTACATGGGCCCCATGGTGTTCTACGCCATATAAAATATCTGATAGATACAAAGGGGTCTGCTGTGGTCTGTGTGGCTGAGGGAGGAGGACAGGTAAGTTGGTAtccttatttttatctttcatagATCAAAACTTCATGATCTGCATAAACGtatatgaattttataattttttttatactctAATTAGCATATATGATTGGGGTTAAATACACATGCTCTGCTTTGATTGCAGAATTTGCTGCAAAAGACAAATGCTACCGATGCATCTGGGAACATTGTACTGAGTGATATTGGCGTATACATTCAACAAGaggtttttaatttacttcCATGTAGATTAATGATCGTGCTAACTGATATTTGAGAGAATTTTAGATGCTCTTTTTACATTCATTGGAATACTTGGAAGCAGTATGtcgttttgtttctttaaattttatggtttAAAGCTGAACTATGTGGTTATTCAAAATGATGAGGAAAGCCAgaactttgtttttgtttgttgtgcCTTGGAATTGATCTGGATTATTCTGCTGGTGTATTAACATATTGTACCATTTTCCCCGCTTCTTCTTGCAGATGAAGAAATACTTCAAGGAGCTTAGTGTTCCAGTTGATGTGAAATATATTGATCCGACATATATGATACGTGCTTGTCGTGCAAATGCATCTGATGGGATTTTGTGTACTGTATTGGGGCAGAATGCAGTGAGTCCTTTTTCTCTCCCTGTGTATGACTTTAATAACTGCTATGTTTTCGCATAAATTGTGGTTGCAGCATTGAAATTTCCCCTTTTCTGGAAACAGATAGGAAAAAgcaatgaaaaaaagagatttattCGGAAAGAACTTGAGAACGAATCCATGAAAGATAATGACATGCATTATTCTGTGCTCTAGTAACTTTTTGTTATACATTAGTAGTTATGGTATAGTTTCTCAAGTCTTCCTAGTTTCATGGCGGGCTGGTTTTTGCTCGTTTtcgtttttggtttatttgattagaaatgagaagaaactttcaaatgaatttagaAAGGTCGTGGAAGGTGTGGGCCATCTTAATGGCAGCCTTGTTCGCATTTTGAAACCTCAATTGTTATTAGATTACCActtgtaattctttttcttgtgtTTACCATTTTTGGTCCATCTGACTGTCTGGTGGACTACTTTTGAacttccatttccatttttgtcTCTCCATATCATCTATAGTTTATCTATATTCAGTTTCAGGAGTTTCTTCCACTAATTCTTCCTTGGACATTGATTGCAGGTCCACGGCGCATTTGCAGGATACAGCGGTATCACAGTAGGAATCTGCAACACACATTACGTATATCTTCCGATTCCGGAAGTGATTTCGTATCCCAGATTATTGGACCCAAATAGCCGAATGTGGCACCGATGTCTAACTTCAACAGGTCAACCTGATTTTATCTAATCATCTTCCTTTAATTTATGCAAGAGAAACGAGGGAGCAGGGAGGTAGCTtcagtttctttgtttttgttaagtTAGGGCAGCGGGTTTAGTAGAATAAATAATGGCGAGAGGAAAATGTTAAGTGTATAGCATTAGTACTTGAAAAGattcatttataataaagAGAACATGGAGGGTAAAGAAACCAAGTTCTTAGCCTTGTTGcataatatttattcattgtATCTCATAAAGAGAAACATTGGTTATGTTTTTATTCTTGCAGAAATGCACATTACAAAGAGGACtgatttgatatatttatttaatacaaaaacatTCTCTGGTCAACAAAATCTTTATCTTTTATGTTCACACCACACATTTTCTCGACTGACAAAGTTGTCGAAAAATGTACTAATCTGCATTGGGAAAGACATTTTCGACGAATATTGGATCATCGGGGAGATGTGATCAGAAAAACCACGTAGGGAGAGGAACTCTCGACGTCGTATCTCGCGGTGTCGGGAATGAATCCCATGCTTGATGGGCAATTTTCATCGTCGGGTGATATCTTTCAACATAGTATAAATTTGTCAAAccaaatgatatatattaaagaaccAAATTGGAATTTAACACATGAAAAAGACATCATCCCCAAATTGGAATTTAGCACGAAGTTCATTCGAGGTTATGTCATGTAAGCTCTAAGTGAGTGACTTAGTAGGCGACTAGACTAGGAACAtgcaataaaaaatgtttttcccATCTATGTGTTGCTAACTTTCTACAATTTGCATGTAGTACGAGATTTTCTTCTTGCTTGCCTAAGTGTAAGCGAAACAAGAGATTTTTGGGGTAAGTTAGGGTCGAACACATAAAATTTCTATCAAGCTTTAGTTATAAAGTTTACTCTTCATTCAGGCAGTATGCAATATCTATACAGTGCAAAGTAAAAGTATGATTGTGTATCAAATCTATTATTCACACTAGAGATTCTATAAAAGGTGACATGGAATGGTGGGAATATGGAGagtgaactaacttgtattatAGAAATGTGAAGAAAGGTCTCCACGTTGTAGGCAATTAAGCCATGCGATAGATATTACTTAACCACTTCCAATTGAAACATACATTTTTCAATGCCTAAACACCACATTTGCTCGCCTCTCGggatacaaataataaagataaattaagcGATAGCTATCTAGATTTCATTACTTGTAAGAGTCACATTAGCTCTCTTTTAAGGGTGACGACCTCCTTGCGCCAAGTTACTACTTGTTCTCCCTTTGGGAAACAAATGATGGAGGTTTAATTACTAGGATGAAGTTCGTTTCCAATTCTCCTTGTGCGCGTTTAGTCATGTTGCTACTTACCAATTCGAGCAGCTGGCTACAAATGTTGGCCACACGACGAAGTAAAGCTCAACTAAACACAATGAGAAGCATAAGTAAATATCTCTTATCAAGAGCTTATCACAAACGTAACAACTTATAACACTTCAatgataaacaataaataacgATAGATTGACTAGGAATAAAAATGCAATGATGAATAGTGAGcactaattttcatttaacatttcaatgattttttttaccacaAGAGTAGCTTCAAAACACTTAAAGTCAAAGGTATGCAAGTATTGTGTAAACAAAGAGCAATGTACaaagtgttttatttttctttttaaatttaacttcatatctattaacaaaaaatagtatataaaTTGGTATCAAAATAAGTGATTTTGATGTACTATAGTTcacattttttgtttacattacattacacaaaaaaattgtgttaGCTTATGTGAACAAATCTAAATacagaaatagaaaaaaacacaaaatatatgtaaatgtGGTCGATTCTTTATTTCAAGCTCCCTCCCTTTTCCTGTCCTTccatatatgaatttttttttgctaattcTAACTCCCAAAATTCacttattgtatttgttttaactttttcatggtttttttttcaataatttaggGTGGAGATTTAAATTCGAAACTCTTATCAAAATATCCCATTTTCTTATTGGTTATGGTCAAGTTGATTTCCAAAAaccttataaattaaataaagaaaacttaggatatatttgaaaaacattaatttgCCAAAGTCCAAAATAATCGTATCAAGCTTTAAATCAAAACACTAACCAAGTAATAGGGGAAGCCTACGAGAGCAATCTAGAATGAGACGACGCTATATATATGGTTATCGTCGTTTCCTCAACCCTCAACCCTCAACCCTCAACCCTACCCTCCAATGTTATAAGAAACACTCATTTCACCCTCATCGCCTTCgcccatttcatttttaatttcaaccaCTGTTTCGCCCATTCCCCTCTCCCGCCATGGCCATCGACCTCTCTGCTTCCCCACCCCTTTTCTCTACTCTTCTCACCGGAAACCCCTACCTTCGCCCCAGGCCCGCTCTTCCTCTCAGAATTGCCATATCCTCCGCCTTTACCACCTCCCTCCACTCTCGTATGTTCTCCATTCATTACGTATGATTCTCTGTGTTTCTTATGTTCTTGATCActttatgggttttttttgtttttttttgttttttcattcttctttacTTCTTATATGACGATGAATTCATTAGCGATTTCctttcttcttaattattatttcctaGGACATCGTCATTTTGCTGTTTCATTGCCTAGAGCTGCAGCCTCTGATGAATCTAATGGATCTAGTTCATTCTTTACTGAACAACGCGATAGTGTGACAGTCTTGGAAGATTCTCCTTCTGCTTCTTCACTCACTCTGGAAGATTCTCCTCCTGAGGAGATCCCTTCCGACGTACTTGCGGCAACGGAAGTACCTAAACAAGAACCGGTTGAAGATGTGCCTGTGATAACTCTGGACGATTCTTCTTCTGCTGGGAAGGTTGAAATGGTGACGTCTGAAGAACCTAAAGAACAACCACTTGAGGGTGCGCAAGAACAggcatttgaatttttgaatgATCTTAAAGTAAGAACCTTCATTGAATCTGATTTGCGATTTTTTGCAAGTTAAGTTTGTTAAATCCGAAAGTAtgacataatatttttttcaagaaaagaCTGATTTACATCAAAGTAACTTGATTTTTGCTTCTGTTGgttatttgtttattcatttAGCCAGATTGTGCAGTGTTCAATGCCATCCTTGGTGtctttgacaatttttttaatcataattGTTGAGTAATTGGAAATATCTtctatttaaactttttctgGGGcatttccctctttttttaataaataaaaatatttgggttttgtttttttcttcccatttgttttcctcattttttcttccttgGATCACATTTTTAAAGTTAGTTGCAGTGATGATATCATGAAACTTGATAGTATATACCAATGCTACATGAAACGTCGACAACTATGTCGGCCTGAGCGGTTAATCGAGCAACCTAACTcctctatttgatttttaattgttgtatttttgttctatttaaaaaaaatgtttttttgtttctttctgcTTTGCATCCATTGTGTGTTAAACGTGCTGATGTTTTCTGATCGATTTAAGCGGCACCTACCTCTAAGGAACAAgtttttcacaaaatatattgttgtCCATTCTGTCTTTGTTCATAGGAAACTTTTTCAGCTTGGTTTTGGGATTTAAAACTGGGAATTTTGGTGTTGTCAACCCCCTTTCAAGTGTGGCGTTGAATGTGAAAGATAATTTCGAAAGGGATATCACATCCCCTTACATAGCTTTGTCAACTTGGAAAAACCCCATTTTCATATAACTGAAGTTGTAATtgtacatttttcattttgggaTTGCAATAGCTTCACCCTGTGAATGCTTTGATGATTACTTGTGCTTGCAGCTTGAGTCTGTTGATACATACAGTCTTGCCTTGTATGGTGCTGGTGCTTTCTTTGGAATTTGGTTGGTTTCCGCCATTGTTGGTGCTGTTGATTCCATCCCATTGGTAAAGTTTGCATAGAATTGCATAaataagttttagttttttgagATGTGAATTTATAACCATGGATTCTTGTAAATATAGGTACCAAAGTTATTGGAAGTTGTGGGGCTTGGTTACAGTGTGTGGTTCACTGCTCGCTACTTGTTATTCAAGGTAATTGCTTGAAGTGGCTTGGTTTGATGAAAACCTACCCTTTTCTGATTTTCTCCAAATATGTGATAATTGAGAGAATTCCTTTTGTGGGACGTTACAGGAAAGTAGAGATGAATTGGCTGCCAGGATTGACGAGTTAAAGGAGCAGGTTCTTGGTTCAGATTGACAACGGTTCGGTTGGATATATTTTTCTGTCATACCTAGGTAGTTAGTTATGTTTGGGTAGATAAAAGATAGCTGGATGTGCtgataaacaatatatatgatatagaTGATGATTACATTGTCTCTGATGCAAATAAGCAAATACTTGATTCGCTTATAGAGAAATGTTTTTCTAATATTGAGTTTGGGTGAATTAAGGCCCATTTTTCAGGAAGAGTTTGGTAAGATGGTCGATAGC
This is a stretch of genomic DNA from Cucumis sativus cultivar 9930 chromosome 4, Cucumber_9930_V3, whole genome shotgun sequence. It encodes these proteins:
- the LOC101219229 gene encoding protein CURVATURE THYLAKOID 1B, chloroplastic, whose protein sequence is MAIDLSASPPLFSTLLTGNPYLRPRPALPLRIAISSAFTTSLHSRHRHFAVSLPRAAASDESNGSSSFFTEQRDSVTVLEDSPSASSLTLEDSPPEEIPSDVLAATEVPKQEPVEDVPVITLDDSSSAGKVEMVTSEEPKEQPLEGAQEQAFEFLNDLKLESVDTYSLALYGAGAFFGIWLVSAIVGAVDSIPLVPKLLEVVGLGYSVWFTARYLLFKESRDELAARIDELKEQVLGSD
- the LOC101219465 gene encoding ATP-dependent 6-phosphofructokinase 5, chloroplastic, giving the protein MGSISHAILPKLAFHYQLPHSSSNHTGFNADKFFTISSRKHSGRIFSSLDVKDGRKNTAIDFNDPDWKLKYQADFEKRFNLPHITDVFVDAVPIPSTFCLKMRTPVSDVFAGGYPSDEEWHGYINNNDRVLLKVINYSSPTSAGAECIDPNCTWVEQWVHRAGPREKIYFKPEEVKAAIVTCGGLCPGLNDVIRQIVITLEIYGVKKIVGIPFGYRGFSDKELTEMPLSRKVVQNIHLSGGSLLGVSRGGPSIDEIVDSMQERGIDMLFVLGGNGTHAGANAIHNECRKRRLKVAVVGVPKTIDNDILLMDKTFGFDTAVEEAQRAINSAYIEAHSAYHGVGIVKLMGRSSGFIAMHAALASGQIDVCLIPEVPFQLHGPHGVLRHIKYLIDTKGSAVVCVAEGGGQNLLQKTNATDASGNIVLSDIGVYIQQEMKKYFKELSVPVDVKYIDPTYMIRACRANASDGILCTVLGQNAVHGAFAGYSGITVGICNTHYVYLPIPEVISYPRLLDPNSRMWHRCLTSTGQPDFI